The segment AATTCCTGTCGTTCAGTTAAATTTCACATGGCCGCAGATCATAACTGCAATGGCTGGTGGAATACTGTCTTTACCGGTTGTAGCGGCGCTAAAGCCTATGTTTAAACAATCTTAGGTAATATTCAATTGAGGAGAAAAAACCAAATGGCGGATAATGTAAGTTTCAGCATGCAAACAAGTGTCTTTGCTTTGATAGGGTATCCGCTTGAACATTCATTATCATCTATAGTGTATAATGAAGTATTTAGAATGCTGAAAAAAGATGCACTTTATATCCCGTTCGAAATAAAACCAGAAGAACTTGGCGATTTTATAAAGGCTGCAAAGCTTTTAAATTTAAAGGGCTTTGGATTGACCATGCCGCATAAATCCGCAATTATACCATATTTAGATTATATAGACGAAACGGCACGCATCTACAACTGCGTTAATGCAGTTATAATACGCGATGGGAAGATGCACGGCTATTGTTATGACGGAAAAGGCTATGCTACCGGTCTTAGAAAAGAAGGGGTTTCAGCTGCCGGCAGGGATGTTTTGTTTTTAGGGACAGGGAGTGTAACAGGCGTTATTGCGGCGGAGCTTGCAAAAGAGAAACCCAGTAGCTTTACTTTTTTGAACAGGACAGTTAAAAAGGCGGAAGACCTTGCTAAAACGGTCAGTGAACATACGGGGATAAAATGCGAAGCCGGTGCGCTTAACAATGATAATATGGACAAGTTTGCGCTAAATACAACTCTTCTAATACAGACCACGTCTCTTGGTTTAACTGGAATGAAACAAGACTATGATTATTTGGATTTTATAGATAAATTGCCGCAAAATGCAGTGGTAACGGACCTTATCTATAACCCTAAGGAAACCAGCCTTTTAAAGAAGGCAAGGGAAAGAGGCTTAAAGACTGTGAATGGCCTTAGAATGGTTTATTGCCAGTCTAAGCAGATAATCGAGAAGTTTTTTCCGGGAGAGGATATAAGCGAGGAGCTGGTTGATGAAGCCGGCAAAATAATAAAATATTAAAAGTATGATATTATGATTTACGGTATATATATTAGGAGGAGTTTTTAAAATGCCATACGTTGCCATGCTAGATATATTAAAGACGGCGAGAAAGGGAAAATACGCTGTAGGTGCTTTTAACATAGTTAATGAACTTACAGCCAGGGCTGCGATTTTGGCAGCAGAACAAACGGCCTCGCCTATGATACTTCAAACTTCTGTGGCTACGGTTAAGCATTTTGGAATAATTCCTTTAATGAACATATTAAAGCCTATGGCTATGGCTGCTTCAGTTCCGGTCGCCATACATTTAGACCATTGCACAGACGAGAAAATGGTAATGGACGCTATAGATGCAGGTTGGTCCTCTGTTATGTTTGACGGGTCCAAACTTGCTTTTAGTGAAAATATCGCAATAACGAAGCGTATAGTAGATTATTCTTTAGACAAAAAGGTAACAGTTGAGGGCGAAGTTGGCGCTATTGTAGGCGTTGAAGATGATATACACGTTTTAGGTTCTGAGGCGGCGCTTGCAACAATTGATTCCTGCCTAGAGTTTATAAAGCGAACCGGAGTAAATGTACTTGCGCCGGCAATAGGAACTGCTCATGGGCTTTATACAGATGAACCTAATATCCGCTATTCCCTTTTAGCCGATATCGTTAAGAAAACAAATATACCGATAGTTATACATGGCGGCACGGGTTTAAAAGAAGCGGAATTCAAGCGGCTTATTTTAACCGGAGCATCCAAGATAAATATATCTACGGCGATAAAGATAGCGTATTGCCGCGGCATGGGCGAGTATACCAGCCAGAATCCGGATGAAAGCAACCCGATAAAATTAGATTCATTTTGTTTAAACAATGTAAAAAAAGTTATTTTAGATCACATAACAATATTTGGAAGCGACAATAAGATACCGAAAGAATTAAAGAGAATTTAAGACTAAGAGCATTATCGGAGGTTTAATTGATTAAATTTAAACTTACAATACCGAATATACTTACTATGATAAGGATAATACTCATACTTCCGGCTACTATTTTTGCTGCAAATGAGAATTATATTTGGGCTATGATAATTTTTACTACTGCATGCATCACAGATGTGCTAGACGGATATATAGCAAGAAAGTTTAACATGATATCCGAAGCAGGTATGATGATAGACCCGCTTGCCGATAAATTAATGGCGCTTTTTATGGTATATATAATTTGCCTGAAGGGAATCTTGCCGTTTTTCGTATTCATTCTCGTTGCTATAAAAGAATTGTCCATGATACTTGGCGGTATAATATTTGTTAGAAAAGGGATTGCAGCTCCAGCAAACATCGTGGGCAAGATAGCAGCATTTATGTTTAACTGTGCAATAATCCTTTCATTCTTATACGAATATACTGCACCGTTTAATGAGATATTAATGTATATATCATTGGTAATGCTGGCAATAGCCTTTTTACAGTATGCTTATCTAAATGTATATAGAAGGATTAAAGATAAAGGTGAATTGCCTTAAAAAATAATTGACAAATTATGTTTAGTCTGGTCTAATATAATAAATTAAATATTTATAATGTCGCAAGAGGAGTAGATATCTTTTGCATGCATATAAGAGAGGGGTTAAAGGTGAGAGGCCCTTGCATCAGGATATTGAAAGTCGCTTGCAAATATATGTATATATGAATCTTAGTAGTATATGCCGCTGGTGCGCGTTAAAGCATAAAAACTAATGAGATATAGGCAAAAATAAAATGCCTATAAAAAAGGTGGTACCGTGATTTATTAATCGCCCTTTTATGGGCGGTTTTTTGTTTTTAAGGTAGTTAATTAGGAGGAAACAAGAATGCAGCTCTCAAAGACATATGAGACAAAAAAGACAGAATCTACACTCTATCAGGAGTGGATGGAAAAAGGATATTTTAAGTGCGAACCGGACTTTAGCAAAAAGCCGTTTACGATAGTTATGCCGCCGCCTAATATAACGGGGCAGCTTCATATGGGGCACGCTCTTGACAACATGATGCAGGATGCAATAATCCGCTTCAAACGTATGCAGGGGTATGCGGCTTTATGGCTGCCGGGGACGGACCATGCAAGTATAGCGACGGAAGTAAAAATCGTTGATCAGCTCCGCCAGGAAGGAATAATCAAAGAAAGCTTAGGACGGGATGAATTTTTAAAGCGTGCATGGGCATGGAAGGAAAAGTTCGGCGGAAGGATAGTTGAGCAGCTTAAGAAATTAGGGTCTTCATGCGATTGGTCACGTGAAAGGTTCACTATGGACGAAGGGCTTTCCCGAGCAGTTAGAACCGCATTTGTACGCCTTTATGAAAAGGGGCTTATATACCGTGGAAACAGGATAATAAACTGGTGCCCGAGCTGTAAAACAGCGCTTTCAGATGCAGAAGTTGAATACGAAGAACAGGATTCTTATTTATGGTATATCCGCTATCCTGCGCCTAATAACGGCGAAGGCGTAATCGTTGCTACTACAAGGCCGGAGACGATGCTTGGAGATACTGCAGTTGCTGTTAATCCAAATGACAAGAGGTTTTCTAGCCTTATCGGAAAAAGCGTTATTTTGCCTATAATGGAAAGGGAAATACCAGTTGTTGCAGACGATTATGTAGATATGGAGTTTGGTACAGGCGCAGTTAAAATAACGCCGGCACACGACCCTAATGACTTTGAAGTTGCAGCTCGGCATAACCTGCCTATAATACGTATACTAACAGACGATGGATATGTAAATGACGAGGGCGGAAAGTACGCCGGAATTTATAAAGACGATGCAAGGAAACAAATAGTTGAAGAACTAAAGGGAAAAGGCCTTTTAGTTGACATAAAGCCTCTTAAACACAACGTTGGGCAGTGTTACCGCTGCCACGAAACAGTGGAGCCGATTATTTCAAGGCAATGGTTTTTAAGCATGAAAGAACTTGCTAAGCCGGCTATAGCAGCAGTTGAAAAAGGTGATATTTCATTTATACCGGAGAGGTTTAACAAAATTTATTTTAACTGGATGAACAATATAAGAGACTGGTGTATATCCAGGCAGCTTTGGTGGGGGCATAGGATACCCGCATATTATTGTGAAGACTGTAAAGAGACTATTGTTTCATTAGACGAAGTAACTAAATGCACCAAATGTGGCAGTAAAAATATTAAGCAGGACGAAGACGTTTTAGATACGTGGTTTTCTTCCGGGCTATGGCCGTTTTCAACACTCGGCTGGCCGGATGATACCTTAGATTTAAAATTCTTTTATCCGACTAATGTATTGGTTACGGGGTATGACATCATATTTTTCTGGGTAGCCAGAATGATAATGTTTGGGCTTGAGTGCATGGGCGAAATACCATTTGATAAGGTATGTGTACATGGAATAATCAGGGATTCTCAGGGTAGAAAGATGTCTAAATCGCTAAACAACGGTATAGACCCGCTTGAGATAATCGATAAATACGGGGCAGATGCGCTTCGCTTCAGCCTTGCTATCGGAGTAAGCCAAGGAAACGATATGAGGTTTTACTATGAAAAGGTAGAGGCCGCAAGGAATTTTGGAAACAAGATCTGGAACGCCTCTCGTTTCGTACTGATGAATACAAACGGTGAGATGTTTGATGAGGAGGGAATTGAATTAGCAGATGCCGACAAATGGATCTTAAGCAGGCTAAACAGTGTTATAACTGAAGTTACGGACCATATGGAGTCCTTTGAACTTGGGCTTGCAGCACAAAAGATTTACGACTTTTTATGGAGTGAGTTCTGCGATTGGTATATAGAGCTATCCAAACCGCGCCTTTTGGGAGATGAGCCAACGAGCAAAAAGACGGCTTGTTATACTTTGACAAAAGTCTTACTTAATACCTTAAAACTTCTGCATCCGTTCATGCCGTTTTTAACAGAACAGATATTTATGGCATTTAAGACAGGAGAAAAAAGCATAATGATAAGCGACTGGCCGAAAGTTAAAGGCTACGGCGACATAGGCGCTGCGGCAGACAGAATGGAGCAGCTTATAAAGCTTATCCGCTCTATCAGAAATGCACGTGCGGAACTTAATGTACCTCCTGCTAAAAAGACGAGGGTATTTGTATTTTCCAAAGGCGGAAAATTCTCAGAAGAGTTCGGTTTATACCTAAATCGCCTTGCATTTGCATCAGATGTTGAATATATCGATAAACCGTTAAACAGCAAGGATATGCTTTCGATAACCGAAGAGCTGGCACAGGTATTTATCCCTCTTGGAGAGTTGGTAGATATTGAGAAAGAAATCGCAAGGATGACAGAGGAGAGAGAGCATATAAAAGACGAGATAAAAAGGGCAAAGTCAAAGCTCGAAAATCCTGGGTTTGTAAATAAGGCACCTAAAAATGTCGTAGATGCTGAAAAGGAGAAACTAAGCAGCTATATAGAACTTGAGCAACAGCTAAGCCAAAGGCTTAAAGATGCAAAAAAACTTTAGGACAAAGAACCTAAATATTTTTCCCCTCATACTATAAAGTACAATAAGTTGAGGGGTTTTTTTATGGAAAAATATCTTTCTGAATCAAGTGATATCGGTATAACCCGAGAAAATCGCAGGTTATATATCGTCTCGGCAGGTGAAGATACGATTTTAGGCTATGATGAAGATCTAAATTTATCCGACGCGATAAATTTAAAATCCTCGGCCAAAATACAGCCTAAACGAATAGCATGGCTTAACGGGTATTTGTATACAGCTAATTCTGCCGATGGAAGCATATGCAAGATAAATGCACTTACTAAAGAGATAAAGAGGGTTTCAGTATGTCCATATCCGACAGATATAGTGGCAGCTGATAAAAGGATAATTATATGCTGTGGAGAAACAGATACGATACTGTCACTTGATGAAGGCCTAAACGTAATAAATGCAGTACCTGCCTGCAGTTTTCCCATAAGCATGGCCATAGATTCAAAGAAGCAAAAGTTGGCAGCTGCCTGCCTTTATAACAAGAAGATACGCATATACGATACTAAAACCCTTGAACATATTGATGAGATAGATTTAAAGGAATACCCAAATGCAGTTGCATTTATGGATGAATTTATTCTGGCGGCATGTTCGGAGGAGGGCTACTTGACTCAGGGCAACTTTCACTTCATTAAAGACGGAAGTATTTTAAAGAGTATCAAAGTAAATAAGATGCCATCTTGCGTTTGCGTTGCATCAAATGGGAATATATTTGTTGCAAACACTGGAAACAGAAGTGTAGATATAATATCCTCAAAAGAAAAAAAGCTTATTAAACGTATTCAAACGCCAGAAATGCCAGATTTTTTAATTAATTTTAACAAAGGCGTATATTTAAGCTGTATAATAGACGGGTATTTAATTAGAATGGACGAAGACGGGAATATACAAAAAAAAATACGTACATTAAGTGAGCCGAGGGGAATGTGCATAGCTTCACTGTAACAGCGTATTAAATATGTTTTTATAGATTTCCTTAGCATTTGTCTTCCATTTGCTTATGGCTTTTTTGGCATCTTCTTTGGAAAAGACCCTGAAAGATAATTCAAATATAGCGGAGGATTTTTCAAATATCATTAAAATGACCCTGTATTCACCGTTCCCTAAATAGACATAATCGGAGAAAAGGCTTGCTTCGAGCTGAAGATCCGATTTGTTTGTATTGCAAAATTCATCTATCAAAGTCCTCTTTGATAAAAGCAGTTCCTTTTCAAAGAATTTAAGAGTAGTCTTTCCTTTTTCGGTTATCAAATAGAGCTTTCTCATGGTAGCTTCATTGCATTTGACCATGCCGCCTTGAATGAG is part of the Eubacteriales bacterium genome and harbors:
- a CDS encoding shikimate dehydrogenase — its product is MADNVSFSMQTSVFALIGYPLEHSLSSIVYNEVFRMLKKDALYIPFEIKPEELGDFIKAAKLLNLKGFGLTMPHKSAIIPYLDYIDETARIYNCVNAVIIRDGKMHGYCYDGKGYATGLRKEGVSAAGRDVLFLGTGSVTGVIAAELAKEKPSSFTFLNRTVKKAEDLAKTVSEHTGIKCEAGALNNDNMDKFALNTTLLIQTTSLGLTGMKQDYDYLDFIDKLPQNAVVTDLIYNPKETSLLKKARERGLKTVNGLRMVYCQSKQIIEKFFPGEDISEELVDEAGKIIKY
- a CDS encoding class II fructose-bisphosphate aldolase, whose protein sequence is MPYVAMLDILKTARKGKYAVGAFNIVNELTARAAILAAEQTASPMILQTSVATVKHFGIIPLMNILKPMAMAASVPVAIHLDHCTDEKMVMDAIDAGWSSVMFDGSKLAFSENIAITKRIVDYSLDKKVTVEGEVGAIVGVEDDIHVLGSEAALATIDSCLEFIKRTGVNVLAPAIGTAHGLYTDEPNIRYSLLADIVKKTNIPIVIHGGTGLKEAEFKRLILTGASKINISTAIKIAYCRGMGEYTSQNPDESNPIKLDSFCLNNVKKVILDHITIFGSDNKIPKELKRI
- a CDS encoding CDP-alcohol phosphatidyltransferase family protein; this translates as MIKFKLTIPNILTMIRIILILPATIFAANENYIWAMIIFTTACITDVLDGYIARKFNMISEAGMMIDPLADKLMALFMVYIICLKGILPFFVFILVAIKELSMILGGIIFVRKGIAAPANIVGKIAAFMFNCAIILSFLYEYTAPFNEILMYISLVMLAIAFLQYAYLNVYRRIKDKGELP
- a CDS encoding valine--tRNA ligase, with the translated sequence MQLSKTYETKKTESTLYQEWMEKGYFKCEPDFSKKPFTIVMPPPNITGQLHMGHALDNMMQDAIIRFKRMQGYAALWLPGTDHASIATEVKIVDQLRQEGIIKESLGRDEFLKRAWAWKEKFGGRIVEQLKKLGSSCDWSRERFTMDEGLSRAVRTAFVRLYEKGLIYRGNRIINWCPSCKTALSDAEVEYEEQDSYLWYIRYPAPNNGEGVIVATTRPETMLGDTAVAVNPNDKRFSSLIGKSVILPIMEREIPVVADDYVDMEFGTGAVKITPAHDPNDFEVAARHNLPIIRILTDDGYVNDEGGKYAGIYKDDARKQIVEELKGKGLLVDIKPLKHNVGQCYRCHETVEPIISRQWFLSMKELAKPAIAAVEKGDISFIPERFNKIYFNWMNNIRDWCISRQLWWGHRIPAYYCEDCKETIVSLDEVTKCTKCGSKNIKQDEDVLDTWFSSGLWPFSTLGWPDDTLDLKFFYPTNVLVTGYDIIFFWVARMIMFGLECMGEIPFDKVCVHGIIRDSQGRKMSKSLNNGIDPLEIIDKYGADALRFSLAIGVSQGNDMRFYYEKVEAARNFGNKIWNASRFVLMNTNGEMFDEEGIELADADKWILSRLNSVITEVTDHMESFELGLAAQKIYDFLWSEFCDWYIELSKPRLLGDEPTSKKTACYTLTKVLLNTLKLLHPFMPFLTEQIFMAFKTGEKSIMISDWPKVKGYGDIGAAADRMEQLIKLIRSIRNARAELNVPPAKKTRVFVFSKGGKFSEEFGLYLNRLAFASDVEYIDKPLNSKDMLSITEELAQVFIPLGELVDIEKEIARMTEEREHIKDEIKRAKSKLENPGFVNKAPKNVVDAEKEKLSSYIELEQQLSQRLKDAKKL
- a CDS encoding DUF4364 family protein translates to MPVEKLIILYLLDKLNFGISDQQLIEIVIRQNLMSYFDLTTSIADLIQGGMVKCNEATMRKLYLITEKGKTTLKFFEKELLLSKRTLIDEFCNTNKSDLQLEASLFSDYVYLGNGEYRVILMIFEKSSAIFELSFRVFSKEDAKKAISKWKTNAKEIYKNIFNTLLQ